The Quercus robur chromosome 7, dhQueRobu3.1, whole genome shotgun sequence genome has a segment encoding these proteins:
- the LOC126693414 gene encoding sigma factor binding protein 1, chloroplastic produces the protein MENNLLTSVHQRKPTKKAKQPKKNNNNPIKVVYISNPMKVKTSASQFRALVQELTGQDSELPDPTKYSNRDEHVGGRQHQTAPDPMINDDNKMDGDDDDDDDHSQQEEVPTVDPSTSQEQPESSSSQLEPYDDVFTPQMIDSFSGLLPNTVFYDSPQLDVLRRLDTV, from the coding sequence ATGGAAAACAACCTACTAACAAGTGTGCACCAAAGAAAACCAACCAAGAAGGCCAAGCAACCcaagaaaaacaacaacaaccccATCAAAGTTGTGTACATATCCAACCCTATGAAGGTCAAGACCAGTGCTTCACAATTCAGGGCCTTGGTTCAAGAACTCACTGGCCAAGATTCTGAATTGCCTGACCCCACAAAGTATTCAAACAGAGATGAACATGTCGGTGGCCGCCAGCATCAAACGGCTCCCGATCCCATGATTAATGATGACAATAAGAtggatggtgatgatgatgatgatgatgatcattCACAACAAGAGGAGGTGCCCACTGTGGACCCCAGTACTAGTCAAGAACAGCCCGAGAGTTCAAGCTCTCAGCTTGAGCCGTACGATGATGTTTTCACTCCCCAGATGATTGACAGTTTTTCTGGTTTGTTGCCCAATACTGTATTCTATGATTCTCCCCAACTTGATGTGCTTAGAAGGCTGGATACAGTGTGA
- the LOC126693408 gene encoding putative pentatricopeptide repeat-containing protein At1g16830 codes for MLWRYYRWSFLQSTPNRLFFIAPVLPLRFLSSAATVCATNPTTQYKKFRENHQHFPEKNNKLFITLTHQIVHSTLLNCTSDLIALSFFLWCAKQPNYFHNTTAFDHMVGVVNRLMQRYETVGGVVWGLESIGCVPKAQTFLLLLRIYWRGGMYDMVFEAFEQMGCSGFEPNTFARNVIMDILFKIGRVDVAIKVFKETQLPNFLTFNIALCNFCKLNDLVRVREIFTMMLGMGYYPNVETFEMILNYFCKLGMLVEAYQVLGRMIILGIPLSVNAWSILIDGFCRLHRIDIACSLLEKMGKTGCSPNIVTYTTLIKGLMESKMIGDAFHVLNIMKSKGYAPDLVLCNVLIDCFSKVGRYDDAVDVFVNLETQKMAPDSYTFCSLLSTICLSKRFSLLPKLVHGLVIEADLVVCNALLIYFCNAGFPSLAVELYSDMLDRGFTPDKYSFVGLLSGLCGARRVDEAVNVYYGIIMNYPGQDAYIHTVITDGLVKAGKFYKAIRVFRKAVVEKHPLDAVSYTVAIRGLLKSGRFGEACTLYNQMKEVNITPNAHTYNVMLYIFCRERDLKMVIELLQEMIDARIELSCNNYFRLCEFLCRSHNSNSAVNLLIEMRDLGLIPANAICVPLSEEHVQGLKVDVGSLLLKGYLENDPFVGTSGSEDLSDVAASVG; via the coding sequence ATGTTATGGAGGTATTATAGATGGAGTTTCTTACAGTCAACCCCAAATCGCCTCTTCTTCATTGCACCAGTTCTGCCACTTCGTTTTCTCTCCTCGGCAGCGACGGTATGTGCAACTAACCCAACTACCCAGTATAAAAAATTCCGTGAAAATCATCAACATTTTCCCGAGAAAAATAACAAGCTGTTTATCACTCTCACTCATCAGATTGTACATTCCACCTTACTGAACTGCACTTCTGATTTGATTGCATTGAGCTTCTTTCTATGGTGTGCTAAGCAACCCAATTATTTCCATAATACCACTGCGTTTGACCACATGGTCGGTGTGGTTAACCGCCTTATGCAACGGTATGAGACAGTTGGAGGGGTTGTTTGGGGGTTAGAGAGTATTGGGTGTGTTCCAAAGGCACAaacttttttgcttttgttgagGATTTATTGGCGTGGAGGAATGTATGACATGGTTTTTGAGGCTTTTGAGCAAATGGGTTGCTCTGGTTTTGAGCCCAACACGTTTGCGCGTAATGTAATTATGGATATATTGTTCAAGATTGGGCGTGTTGATGTAGCCATTAAGGTTTTTAAGGAGACCCAGTTGCctaattttttgacatttaaTATTGCATTGTGTAATTTTTGTAAGTTGAATGATTTGGTTCGTGTTCGGGAGATTTTTACAATGATGTTGGGAATGGGGTATTACCCGAATGTTGAGACATTTGAGatgattttgaattatttttgcaaGTTGGGTATGTTAGTGGAGGCATATCAAGTGTTGGGTCGAATGATTATTTTGGGCATTCCATTATCTGTGAATGCATGGAGTATACTTATTGATGGGTTTTGCCGGCTGCATAGAATTGATATTGCGTGTAGTCTATTGGAGAAGATGGGTAAGACTGGTTGTTCTCCAAATATTGTAACATATACTACTTTAATAAAGGGGCTTATGGAATCAAAAATGATTGGTGATGCATTCCATGTTTTAAATATCATGAAATCCAAAGGTTATGCCCCTGACTTGGTTCTTTGTAATGTATTAATAGACTGTTTCTCCAAGGTTGGAAGGTATGATGATGCGGTTGATGTTTTTGTAAATTTAGAAACTCAAAAAATGGCACCTGATTCTTATACATTTTGTTCTTTGTTATCTACCATATGTTTGTCTAAGAGGTTTTCTCTCTTGCCCAAATTAGTCCATGGACTTGTCATAGAAGCAGACTTGGTGGTTTGTAATGCACtgctaatttatttttgtaacgCGGGGTTTCCAAGTCTTGCTGTGGAGTTATATAGTGATATGCTTGATAGAGGTTTTACGCCAGATAAGTATAGTTTTGTTGGATTACTTAGTGGACTATGTGGAGCGAGAAGAGTTGATGAAGCAGTTAATGTGTACTATGGGATCATCATGAATTATCCTGGTCAGGATGCTTACATCCATACTGTAATTACAGATGGACTTGTAAAGGCTGGAAAATTTTATAAGGCCATTAGAGTATTTAGGAAAGCAGTTGTAGAGAAGCATCCACTTGATGCTGTATCATACACAGTTGCTATCCGTGGACTTCTTAAGAGTGGTAGATTTGGAGAGGCTTGCACCCTATATAACCAGATGAAGGAGGTCAATATAACTCCCAATGCACATACATATAACGTAATGCTCTATATCTTTTGTAGAGAAAGAGATCTTAAAATGGTGATAGAGTTGCTACAAGAGATGATTGATGCAAGGATAGAACTCAGTTGTAATAATTACTTTAGGTTATGTGAGTTCCTTTGTAGATCCCACAATTCTAATTCAGCCGTTAATCTCTTAATTGAGATGAGAGATCTCGGGTTAATACCAGCTAATGCAATCTGTGTGCCTTTATCTGAAGAACATGTCCAAGGTCTGAAAGTAGATGTTGGGAGCTTATTGTTAAAAGGATATTTGGAAAATGATCCGTTTGTGGGCACATCTGGCTCTGAGGACCTTTCTGATGTGGCTGCTTCAGTGGGTTGA
- the LOC126693411 gene encoding nudix hydrolase 16, mitochondrial-like, whose product MSELVARTGRHLQRYKDGCRLVAGCIPFKISKNSDGTLDNDVVELLMINSTSGRGLLFPKGGWENDETVEEAAKREALEEAGVRGNLVHFLGDYIFKSKTLQDEFCPDGLCKAAMFALLVTEELESWPEQNTRQRSWLTVPKAKECCQYPWMQESLEGFSKWHADQVLSNSKEENPLILPDSTPTPVQN is encoded by the exons ATGTCAGAATTGGTGGCTCGTACTGGTCGCCATCTGCAACGTTACAAGGACGGTTGCCGTCTTGTTGCTGG GTGTATTCCTTTTAAGATTAGTAAAAATAGTGATGGAACGTTGGATAATGATGTTGTGGAGCTACTCATGATCAATTCAACTAGTGGACGTGGTCTTCTCTTCCCTAag GGTGGCTGGGAAAATGATGAGACGGTTGAGGAGGCAGCAAAACGTGAAGCTTTAGAAGAGGCTGGAGTTCGAGGCAATTTAGTG CATTTTCTGGGGGACTACATTTTTAAGAGCAAAACCCTGCAAGATGAGTTTTGTCCAGATGGTTTGTGCAAAGCTGCCATGTTTGCCTTGCTTGTGACTGAGGAACTTGAGTCTTGGCCAGAACAGAACACTCGTCAGAGAAGTTGGCTAACAGTCCCTAAAGCAAAGGAGTGTTGCCAGTATCCATGGATGCAAGAGTCACTTGAAGGTTTCTCAAAGTGGCATGCTGATCAAGTATTAAGCAATTCAAAGGAAGAGAATCCTCTAATTTTGCCTGATTCAACCCCAACCCCAGTTCAGAATTGA